GCCGGGCACTCTGCAAGGTCTGCAACTCTGCGTCACGGACATCGAGGCGGCCCGTAAGGAGCTGGTGGGACGGGGCGTGGACGTCTCCCCGGTCCGTCACGTCGGCGCGACGGGCTGGGAAGAGGGCAAGGGCGGCACCTGGAACTCGTTCATGTCCTTCGAGGACCCGGACGGCAACGGCTGGGTGATCCAGGAGGCCCCGTCGGAGCTGACGGAACGCTGAGCCCACGGGCCGGGCGGATGCCGTCGGACCCCGTGGCGGCCGGGGTCGCGGCGGCGGAACGACCGCGCGCCGTCGACACCCCGCCGCCGCGAGCGCCGGTGTACCGGGTCAGGCCTTCTTGACGACGCTGGACTTGAGCTGCATGGGACCGAATCCGTCGACCTTGCAGTCGATGTCGTGGCCGTCCACACCCTCCACGAGACGGATGTTGCGCACCTTGGTGCCCGCCTTGATCCCGGTCGGGCTGCCCTTGACCTTCAGGCTCTTGATGACCGTCACCGTGTCACCGTCGGCGAGTACGTTGCCGACCGCATCCCTGATCACGCCGCCCTCGCCGCCGTCCGTGGGTTCGGCGGAGGTGAGCGACCACTCGTGGCCGCATTCAGGGCAGACCAGGAGCGCGCCCATCTCGTAGGTGTACGCGCTGGAGCACTCGGGGCACGGCGGCAGGGTGTCGGTCACCGGGAGAGTGTATTTGAAGTCAAGGAGCCGGCCCGCCCGGGCGGCACGCGTCGGCAGCCGGTTACGGCAGGACCGTGACCGGCTTCTCGGCACGCAGGTCGCTGACGTAGCCGTCCTTGACCACGCGCAT
The window above is part of the Streptomyces syringium genome. Proteins encoded here:
- a CDS encoding VOC family protein, with the protein product MNWTLEVIPVPVADMDRAKEFYADKAGFKVDLDDEVAPGMRVIQMTPPGSRCSIAMLQGMPAAPGMKTMEPGTLQGLQLCVTDIEAARKELVGRGVDVSPVRHVGATGWEEGKGGTWNSFMSFEDPDGNGWVIQEAPSELTER
- a CDS encoding zinc ribbon domain-containing protein YjdM, with protein sequence MTDTLPPCPECSSAYTYEMGALLVCPECGHEWSLTSAEPTDGGEGGVIRDAVGNVLADGDTVTVIKSLKVKGSPTGIKAGTKVRNIRLVEGVDGHDIDCKVDGFGPMQLKSSVVKKA